From Haloarcula hispanica ATCC 33960, the proteins below share one genomic window:
- a CDS encoding digeranylgeranylglycerophospholipid reductase, translating into MRERFDVVIAGAGPAGAQCARDLAERNYEVLVLETESEDEFPRQSNKSTAGTFMSAMTGFAIPDDVVMNYTDDVVLESPNDHYVRNQTGAVLEFAEFKQWLVSEGRSKGATYRFDARVSAPIMENGEIVGVRYDGDEEVYADIVIDATGPAAPLAKKLDVCNLKRDHQAIGVEYEFEGVEVNHDDYADLRDAMMLRLDHDLAPGGYSWIFHTGEDTAKVGLCYIQNGSHQKYAKDGMGIDDYLEYWLDSDPRFDDAEKIEGTQAHRGSAHIQPPDSMSTDNFMAIGDTVPTVDPLWGEGIHKGMKSARAAAATADSALKPDEPDTSAENLSVYDQLWHSEVAPKHNARLMMTELLYLAPNERYDQLMDDLRSTGQDTLRQINGGDRRAIAKLTHLSDMPILVEYARRRLDI; encoded by the coding sequence ATGCGCGAGCGCTTTGACGTGGTGATAGCCGGAGCCGGGCCCGCTGGAGCGCAGTGTGCCCGTGATCTAGCGGAGCGAAACTACGAGGTGCTCGTTCTCGAAACCGAGTCCGAAGACGAGTTCCCGCGTCAGAGCAACAAGTCCACCGCCGGGACGTTCATGTCGGCGATGACGGGCTTTGCGATTCCCGATGACGTGGTGATGAACTACACGGACGACGTCGTGCTCGAATCCCCCAACGACCACTACGTCCGCAATCAGACCGGAGCGGTCCTGGAGTTCGCGGAGTTCAAACAGTGGCTCGTCTCGGAGGGTCGGAGCAAGGGTGCGACCTACCGCTTCGACGCCCGTGTCTCAGCACCGATCATGGAGAACGGGGAGATCGTCGGCGTCCGGTACGACGGCGACGAGGAGGTGTACGCCGACATCGTCATCGACGCCACCGGCCCTGCCGCGCCACTGGCGAAGAAACTCGACGTGTGTAACCTCAAGCGGGATCATCAGGCTATCGGTGTCGAGTACGAGTTCGAGGGCGTCGAAGTCAACCACGACGACTACGCCGACCTCCGGGACGCGATGATGCTCCGCCTGGATCACGACCTCGCCCCGGGCGGCTACTCCTGGATTTTCCACACCGGTGAAGACACAGCGAAGGTCGGCCTCTGTTACATCCAGAACGGCTCTCACCAGAAGTACGCGAAAGACGGGATGGGCATCGACGACTATCTGGAGTACTGGCTCGACTCGGACCCCAGATTCGACGACGCCGAAAAGATCGAGGGTACGCAAGCCCACCGCGGGTCGGCCCACATCCAGCCCCCCGATTCGATGAGCACGGACAACTTCATGGCTATCGGCGACACCGTCCCGACCGTCGACCCGCTGTGGGGCGAGGGCATCCACAAGGGGATGAAGTCGGCCCGCGCCGCCGCCGCGACAGCCGATTCGGCGCTCAAGCCCGACGAACCCGACACCTCCGCGGAGAACCTCTCTGTCTACGATCAGCTCTGGCACAGCGAGGTAGCCCCGAAACACAACGCCCGCCTGATGATGACGGAGCTGCTGTATCTCGCTCCTAACGAGCGGTACGATCAGCTGATGGACGACCTCCGGAGCACCGGACAGGACACCCTCAGGCAGATCAACGGCGGTGACCGTCGGGCGATTGCGAAGCTGACCCACCTTTCGGATATGCCGATTCTCGTCGAATACGCGCGCCGTCGCCTCGATATTTGA
- a CDS encoding NAD(+)/NADH kinase: MGTPVGVVGDDAIADELRDAGVAVERGSDGTVPKTDRVVAVGEDAVAAAARVDGDPLVLPVAAGRGVRSVPRDDAVAAVSGLADARVETHPVLRVAMPDGTVEQAFWDVTLVTADAARISEFTIASTADRIGQFRADGVVIATAAGSPGYVHRVGGPILAPSDQAVVAPIAPFATDPDHWVLPVAGLSASVERDEATVELLVDDRVSQPVGYQESITISLGSPVRTAVVDESQSRFE; encoded by the coding sequence ATGGGAACCCCCGTTGGTGTGGTCGGTGACGACGCCATAGCAGACGAACTTCGAGACGCTGGCGTGGCTGTTGAACGGGGTAGTGACGGCACTGTTCCGAAGACCGACCGGGTCGTGGCAGTCGGTGAGGACGCCGTCGCTGCAGCGGCGCGGGTCGACGGTGACCCGCTCGTGTTGCCGGTCGCGGCTGGTCGCGGCGTCCGATCAGTACCGCGAGACGACGCCGTCGCCGCTGTGTCAGGGCTTGCTGACGCCCGGGTTGAGACGCATCCGGTCCTCCGCGTGGCGATGCCTGACGGAACGGTCGAACAGGCGTTCTGGGACGTGACTCTCGTTACCGCCGACGCGGCCCGCATCTCCGAGTTCACTATCGCGTCGACGGCCGACCGCATCGGGCAGTTCCGGGCCGACGGCGTCGTAATCGCGACGGCCGCTGGCTCACCGGGCTACGTCCACCGCGTCGGCGGCCCGATTCTGGCGCCGTCGGACCAGGCAGTGGTGGCACCGATCGCACCGTTTGCGACCGACCCGGATCACTGGGTGTTGCCTGTCGCCGGACTCAGTGCTTCGGTGGAACGCGACGAGGCGACCGTCGAGTTACTCGTCGATGACCGCGTATCGCAGCCCGTGGGCTATCAGGAGAGTATCACGATCTCGCTCGGCTCCCCCGTTCGGACCGCCGTCGTCGACGAGAGCCAGTCCAGGTTCGAGTGA